The DNA region CTTTGTGTTTACCGTTCTGTAAAATTTTGAGTCCGGATTCTATAAGTCCTAACGATAGAGCAGATGGAATTTCTTTTACTTGATTGTTCCAATGAACTAGACTAATTTTGTTTTTTATTTCTAATTTTGGTTTTTGTAAAACGGGAGAATTGCTGGGAATTAAAAATAAATCACTAGTTGGATTTTTCCATAAAATAATTTCTTTATTTTGGACTTGGAAGTTTGTATTTTTCTCTAATTCCTTTTTTACTTCTAAAATAATTTTTTTAGAGAGTGGGTGGACTTTCAAAATGCTCGTGTATACATCTAACATTTTTTTTAGAATTCCAAGTGGAATAGTTTCGAGGCTTATTCTGTTGATTTTTAGAAAGGAAGGAGTTTTTTTTGAATTCTCGGGCGATTGATTTTCTAGGTAGAGGTCTTCTTCGTTGTGGAAGTTTTCGTATACCTTCGTCGAATTTAATCCCTCCTTTTTCAAAATCGGAAGTACGTTTAGTCGGATTCGATTTCGCAGATAATCTTCGGATTGGTTTGACTCATCTTCGAAGAATTTCCAATTTGAGTTAGAGGTTAATAGATGTCTTTCTTCCTCTGTAAATACCATCATTGGCCTGAAAATTCCATTTTTATAGATAGGAAGTGTGTTTAATGTAGAGTATCCTCCGCCTCGAATTAGGTTGATGAAAACAGTTTCTAAATAATCATCCGTATGATGACCCGTTGTTATATAAGCATTATTCTTTAGAGAAATTTCATTTAAGAATTTATAACGAAACAATCGCCCTGTTTCTTCTAAACTTTTTTTTAGACGTTTTGAAAGTTTGGGAATATTTTTTTTTTTAGGAATGTTTGGGAAGAGAAGTTTTTCATTTCTAAGTGTATTTCTTCTTCTTGTAAAAAGTTATCTCGAATCAAATGGTTTAGGTGAAATAAAATTGGTTCTGGGCAATAGGAATTTAAAAATAGATACTGATAAAAATGAGCTAATAAACTTGAATCTTTTCCTCCTGAATATGCAATCACAGCTCTATGATTTTTTAGAAGAGAATGAAATGGTTTTAACCTTTCGAAATTAGATTGAAAAATTTGGCTAACAAACTCTGAGTATTTCATAGATTCCTTTTAATGAGTAACATGGTGATATCATCGTGTTGGGTTCTTACATTTACTGAAAAATCTTTTAAGTCTTTGTAGATTCCATCTAAAATATCTTGCGAGTTTTCTTCATTGTATTTTTTGAAAGACTCGATTAGTCCTTCTTCTTCGAGTGGATCTCCTTTTAAGTTCATGGATTCAGTAACGCCGTCAGTATACATTAATATAGAATCCCCAGCGTCTAATATGACTTTGCCTTCTGAGTAATATTCACTTATATCAGGCATGATTCCTAAAATTGTTCCACCGGTAAATATAATTTCTACTTCTTTAGTTTTGGCTCGGTAGATTAGTAAATTTCCATGTCCACTACCACAGTAATAAAATTCATTTGAATCATGGTTCCATTTTAGACAAGTTAGGGACATGAAACGCATAGTTGCCGCGTTTCGAGAATTGTAGTATAGATAGGAATTTAATTCTCTTACAATTTCTTTTAATTCACTGAGTCTTCGGATTACGGAGTGAATGATTGTTCTAGCGGTTACCATTACCATACCAGCAGGAAGTCCTTTTCCAGAAACATCTCCAATGGCAAATATTGTTTCATTTTGATTGGGAGATACAAGTAAATCGTAATAATCCCCTCCAATTTCTCTTGCAGGTATCATAAGTCCTGCAAATTCGTATCTTGGATGGAGAGGCATTTCTCTTGGTAAAAGATTATGTTGGATTTCTTTGGCGATTTCAATTTCTTTTTCTAGTCTTTCTTGTTTTGCCATTTTATGGTACATAAACGCATTATCGATCGTGATTTTTACAAGCTCCGAATAGGCAGTGAGAACTTCGACTTCGTCGGGAGTAAATAATCGTGTCGAATAACGTCCCAATAGAAATACATAATCATTTACTTCTAATGTAAAAGAGGGAAGGTTTAATATCTGTTTGCCGGTAAATCCAATTTTTTTGGCAAGTGGTTCTTGTTCCGTAGAAATTAGAGTAGGGGTTTGTTTGTTAAAGAATGATTTGTATTCTTCAAAATTTTCTACAACAATGGAGTCTTGCGTAAGCTCTAGGGAATCAATGGTTCTGAGTAATTTATGTGATGTGATAACTTTAAACTTGTGGTTATAAATAAAAAGTACATTTATATCGGTGTCCACAAGACCGGAAATGGTAAGTAGAGACATTTTAATAATCTCTAGAGTATTGTTCAAATAGAGTTTATTTAATGTTAGCCCGGAGGAATGTAAGTTTACAAATTGTCTATACTTCGTGTTAGACTTATTGAAAATAATTGTGTGATAAAGGGCAACAGCAATTTGATTTGAAATTAATTCAAATATTTCAAGATGTTTAAATTTTTCTTCTGCAAATGTTGGGTCGTCAAAATCAAATACTAGAAGTCCAAGAGTTGTAGTTTTATAAATAATTGGAATTAATATTTGGCAAACTGTATTATCCGTAATTTTTTTATAGGTTTTATCAAAATTATTTTCATCGGAAAGCGTTCTAAGTTGTGGTTTTCCTTTTTGGCAGCAGATTGTAAATGGGTGGGAGTGATCTTCAGAGTCGGTTTTTAATTTTGTAATAACGGATTCTGATTTTCCTAAGTACCTTTCAAATTTGAAAAAACTATTCACGGGTTCATGGATTACAAATCCTGATTTTTCGAATCCGAACTTTGTTTTAAAAATAGAAAGTGTTTTTTCGCAAAGTTCTTTTAGGTCAAGGTTGGAGTCAAAAATAGTCACAAATTCTGTGATTAAATTTGCGTAGTCTGTAACGGTATCTGTTTTGGAGAATCGTTGGGATTTTCTTTTTTCTAGAATCCATTCCTTACCGCAAGTAATACAATTAAAAATTCCGTTAGTAGTAATACCGTCGGGAGTTTTTTCTTGGTTACAAAGTATACAAATGGAAGTTGTTGTCTCTAGTTCGTTCATTTAGATTTTTCGTTACTAAAAAGGGCAAATAAAAGATCATATTAACAGTAGTTGTAAATAATTGGCAAGTAATACTTTTAAATGGAAAAAT from Leptospiraceae bacterium includes:
- the tilS gene encoding tRNA lysidine(34) synthetase TilS; protein product: MPKKKNIPKLSKRLKKSLEETGRLFRYKFLNEISLKNNAYITTGHHTDDYLETVFINLIRGGGYSTLNTLPIYKNGIFRPMMVFTEEERHLLTSNSNWKFFEDESNQSEDYLRNRIRLNVLPILKKEGLNSTKVYENFHNEEDLYLENQSPENSKKTPSFLKINRISLETIPLGILKKMLDVYTSILKVHPLSKKIILEVKKELEKNTNFQVQNKEIILWKNPTSDLFLIPSNSPVLQKPKLEIKNKISLVHWNNQVKEIPSALSLGLIESGLKILQNGKHKEISELFRFYQIPVPIRSCIPILFQGNKAKSILFPLFDSKIPIITTD
- a CDS encoding PP-loop domain protein gives rise to the protein MKYSEFVSQIFQSNFERLKPFHSLLKNHRAVIAYSGGKDSSLLAHFYQYLFLNSYCPEPILFHLNHLIRDNFLQEEEIHLEMKNFSSQTFLKKKIFPNFQNV
- a CDS encoding SpoIIE family protein phosphatase, which produces MNELETTTSICILCNQEKTPDGITTNGIFNCITCGKEWILEKRKSQRFSKTDTVTDYANLITEFVTIFDSNLDLKELCEKTLSIFKTKFGFEKSGFVIHEPVNSFFKFERYLGKSESVITKLKTDSEDHSHPFTICCQKGKPQLRTLSDENNFDKTYKKITDNTVCQILIPIIYKTTTLGLLVFDFDDPTFAEEKFKHLEIFELISNQIAVALYHTIIFNKSNTKYRQFVNLHSSGLTLNKLYLNNTLEIIKMSLLTISGLVDTDINVLFIYNHKFKVITSHKLLRTIDSLELTQDSIVVENFEEYKSFFNKQTPTLISTEQEPLAKKIGFTGKQILNLPSFTLEVNDYVFLLGRYSTRLFTPDEVEVLTAYSELVKITIDNAFMYHKMAKQERLEKEIEIAKEIQHNLLPREMPLHPRYEFAGLMIPAREIGGDYYDLLVSPNQNETIFAIGDVSGKGLPAGMVMVTARTIIHSVIRRLSELKEIVRELNSYLYYNSRNAATMRFMSLTCLKWNHDSNEFYYCGSGHGNLLIYRAKTKEVEIIFTGGTILGIMPDISEYYSEGKVILDAGDSILMYTDGVTESMNLKGDPLEEEGLIESFKKYNEENSQDILDGIYKDLKDFSVNVRTQHDDITMLLIKRNL